The stretch of DNA TAACCATTGTGGCGGAGATGACGAGAGCAAGAGGCAAGAGAGCACTAACGGCTCCATAAGGAGAGAGATCAGTCAACGACAAGACTCCGGTGACTAGAAAGTAGAAGTTAGCTACGCGGCGGAACTGCTCGAAGAGAGATTTAGGGAAGAAAGAGGCGACGGTATATTTCGTTGACCGGACGTAATTTCCGGCGTAGTTCCGGCGTTCAGCTGCCGGAGAGCTCGGCTCGTTACAATAGACTACACGTGAGAAACCGGGTCCTCCTATGTTGGAGTGATCCTCTTTGAAACTTGATTTGCCGCAAGTGTAGGAATAGATCTTGCTTAgatgtaatcttcttcttctccgaccaGGACCAGGACTAGGAGTACTACCACCAGCCATAGCTTATAGTTACAAATCTATCTTCTTGtctgaaaattttgagaaaaaaacacagaaatgGTTTTGGAGTTTTAATTTAGAAACTACTTGGAGAACACACTTGGGTTAACGAATTAAAGAATGTTAGAAATGTTGAAATCGTtaagatatgaaaaaaaaaattgggaagaTGGAgtcttttaaaaaatgtgtgaagctaagaagattttttttttataaaagagtaCCAAACTTTTGAACGACGACTTTGAATCGTAACACTTTTGGCTCGttttcttgacttttttttatggatgtttctttttttatatatatatatttttgtaaaaatagaaaagatatAATTGTCATGAGTATTGTTTGTTtcgaaaaatatcaaaaatatgtaCGCGGGTATTCTTATTTGCCGGGGAGAATAATGCATATGGTTGAGAATAATCAAATCGAGTTTGCCAAATTACATTATACACACGTAGATGAAAGAGATTGCTTCTAGTTCTAGAATAGCGTAATTTAGTTTGGTATATTTTTACCTTAATAATTAGACGACTGTATATCACATATTTGTAGCGGTAAATTATCAATCAAACCGCAAGTGTTTTAAATGCGCAACGGAAGTAAGTTGCAATCCAGTTCATCGAATCATCATCGCATTCACTGCACCGATCAATACTTATAAAATCATTATGTCAGGTCTCTAGAATAAAATACAGTactgattagtttttttttttgttttgttctagtATTTTGagacaacaataaaaaatagagaaatgacAATTATTAAGAGCTGGAAGAGGCGTAGCAACCGGTTGATTGCTGatctatttgtttatttttctctattcgatttctcttccatttctcatgagtcatgacatGGAAGCTTCTTGAAATTATTCTATTACTTTTCATATCCCGGAAATAactgaaaatcaaaatattgatCCTACTCATCgatgataaataataaatataaattaaatgagTACACATTATTGCTTTGACTATAAAATGTGCGgcattataatttaaaatagttgTTAGAACTTTTTTGAAAACTAGCTTTGTTGAAATTAGGTTTCTTGGATAATGTAAATTTCACTAACCCATTAACCGATTTCGGAAGTAACAACTTGTTTAGACAATGGTGATAGTTTAGACAATGGTAACAACTTGGTTGTTAATACATATATCACCATTGTTAATCTTGACGTACCTCTAGAACCAAACTAATTCAATATGATCAGATGATGACGACCATGTCActactttaatttatatagtatgaatattattttaaagatagTGTTTCGTTCGTCGTCATTGAATTCTAGATATAATATTTTGCAATACAATAGGGTGAATAGTTGACTTTAGAAGTATTCTTGACTTCCTTAACACGTGACTTTATAATCATCCATGACGTCATGGATTCATATTTTGTCATTAATATCGCAATTGTACTTAGTACgtttttgggattttttcttttaaaaaagcTAAGATTGGAATCAAAAGCTTCTAGATATCATAAATGAAGAAAGTTTATATGACCTGTGTGACAACCatcaatgaacaaaaaaataaaaatcaacggTCACACACATTTTATATTTCTACCTATAGCATTCACATAGGAgattaatgttgttgttgtggtctgGATATCGAtgtaacaaataaacaaaatgatgTCAAGACAAAATAGGGtattaataatgattttatatgtcCCCTGGCAAAACATTTAGATTTTCCCTTATATCATTGTAGCAAAACCTTTAAATAGAAACTTGccattttattattgaaaagGCCCTTTCGGATCATATACAACAAAGGTGAATATACATTAGACCCAATAAGAATAGAAATGGGACTGCCGCTCCAAAGATTGACAGAGGGAAGCCCAATGGGAAATCCGAAAtcattaaaaagtttaattccGTAGGTTTGGATGAGTAAACCAGATAATGTACATAACAAGCATAAGATTCAAACACAAGCATTATAAtttgaaacaatcaaaaacttGTGAAGTAACGCTTACTCGTTTTATAACCGAGGAGTACGTCACATATGAATGAACCAAGGTCTTATCTAGTTTTGTGAGTGTTGAGACGTTTAAAGCTTAAATCATCACTAAGCATAAAGTTGGTTTCCGTAATGATCTTTAAGATGTCATGGGTTAATATGATGTTTCAATAATTAGATGTCATGTGTTAAATTAATATTAggttacttttgatttttcaaagtgtggtttttgtttttagtttctagACATTGCAAATATAGTAGACTGGACACAAGATATTACGTACCAACTATACTTTCttgattttaatataaaaaataagacaAATGAATGATGACAAATTGACAATAACGTAGCTTGTTTATATATCTTACACTTGCGTtacacataattaaataaacacaCAGAATAAAAGGTGTCACAAGTTCCTTAGAGCTAAGTAAGCAAGTACCCTATAAAGAAGCAACATAATGGCAAGAGCCAAAACATCCCACATCATATTTCCAATCCTCAAATTCTTAATCCcttcataattcataacacTACAATGCAACCCCGATCCACATTCATAAACCTCATCCCATGAGTATTGAACCCCAACAAGAAGCTTGTAGCAATAATGGCTAAATGAAACATACTTCAACCATGCGATGAAACCTGGTATATGTTGAATATAGTATCCTCCGGCTAGTAAGAAAACTAGCATTAACACCGAAGACAATGTCGCTGCTTTCTTTGCGTCCATCAAGATTGCTCCTAGAGCTAACCCTACGCCttgagccactagaacattATAGAGAACGATCATAAGAGTCAAGAGAAATGTGGTTAAGGATGGCTTAAGACCTCCCATCCAATATGTGATTGTGACAAAGATCGTTGGAAGAATGAGTTCCATTGGTAAATCGCCAACTGTTCTTGCTATATAGTAAGAGGAGAGTCTGTAGATTCCAGAGGATCGCTCTTTTATAAGCATTGGTCGTTCTTGAGGAAAAGTGAAAATGGCATTGAAGAGAGGAAAGAATCCCCAGAAGATcgagaaaaagaacaaaagacccACCTGTAATAGTGAACAAGAATATTAATGAGGTAATATATGcgttttattatatgttaaattattttattttagttttcctCATGTTCGTGTTACAATGAATAgtgtgttcttttgttgttaaatgCACTTTATCCTAAATAAAtgtaatagtattattttatactattcTCTATCTATAACCCAACAATCAATATTGTGTGATCATGTTTCTACATATATACtttcaattttaaaagaaatttagtaaaatatattgtatttgctgccaaaaaaataaaagtatgttcttgtttaatgccAACTTTAAAATATTCTATGTTAAAGAAATCGGAATTCTAATGCCatggtttacttttttttcttacctgATCTTGTATATGGAAAACGCGAGAATGCCACCACAAGAGACCAGAAAGTAAAGAAACTGACATGACCATAAATATTCTAAGTCCTGAAAATGATTCATGACTTCTCTCCTTTAAACCTCGTTTCAGTAGAACTGAGAATTGCATCCACCAACTCGTTGGCCATCGATCTtcagaaaatccaaaaacaatgtCGTTATGATATTTGAATTTCACAAAATCAAGTGTCATAATAAGATGTTATACAATGACTTGACCAGACTTACTTGTTAATGACTTTGTCCCCGATCTAGTGATCGTTTGATCTTGTGGAAATGTTCTAGAAACTTCTTCTTTCAAAGATGGATATAAGTTCTTTTTGTAAGACGATATTAACGATTGTTTCACTGAGTTTTGCTCTTCGAGCCGATCTAATCTTCCATTTATATCGACTTGATcacaatattgttttgtatcCGAAGTAATTcctgcacacaaaaaaaaatgtatatattccAATCATTGTTAAATAACAAGAATTGTATACTATATATTCAAAACCACATGATTTATCCCACTATTaacaaaccttttctttctctttcaagaTTGATTCAAATTAAGAAAGCACAAACCTTTTGtaataaatatccaaaaaataggATAGAATTGTCGTTGTCACATATCTCATGATGCAtgagcaaataaaaagaaagtgttTAACTTTACACCCGAACTTAgctgtttcaatttttttcccccttttcaaACTTAAAACATAAATGAATGTCGAATAGATTTTGTACCTACCAATTGTTTGGGACATGTAACGGTTTGTATTAGTGGTGTAGCCGTGTTATATACTTCACATTCAAATCAAGTAGTATGCGTGTATGAGttatatatagaagatgattagaaacaagaaaaaaatttagtacCTACCGTTAGCAAGATCAAGCACAAAATCAGCCGGATTAACGAAACTCGAACCAGGTTGATAACCGATCGAACCAAAATACTCCATGACCCGACCCGAATCTCCACTATAAATCGGACATCCTTCCGACAAAACCAACACTTTATCGAACATTCGATAAAGCCGACTCGAAGGCTGATGAATGGTCGTTATCACCGTCCGGCCGCCACGTGCCAGCGATCTTAAGGTGGCCACTATACGTGCCGCAGTGGTCGAGTCAAGACCCGACGTTGGCTCATCAAGAAGCAACAAACTCGGGTTCACAAGCATTTCTTGTCCGATACTTACCCGTTTTCTCTCCCCACCCGAAATCCCTCGGATCAACCCGCCTCCTACTACGCTGTGACAACACCGGGTCAACCCAAGATCCGAAACCACCGTCTCTGCCTGCTCTAGTTTCTCTTTCCGGGTTAGTTCTTTTGGTAAACGAAGCAAAGCCGTGTACGTTAGCGTCTCCATGACCGTTAAGTGTGGGTAGAGAACGTCGTCTTGTGTAACGAACCCTGTCTTCCGTTTAACGGAGCTTGTAAACGGGGTTCCGTTATAGCTAACGGTTCCGGATAGCTTCCCTTGTAAACGTCCGGCTAACGCCGTTACTAGCGTAGTTttgccactccctgatggaccAAGCATTGCTAGTAACTCCCCTGGTTTGACTATACCGCTTACACCGTTAAGGATTAatcggttcggttttggttcTTGTGAACCGAACCAATAGCTTCCTTTCTCGGTTTGTGATTTAATACTGTACGTCAACTCTTCAAACTGCATTATATaaacacaaatcaaagaaaaaagtgagaaaaggaCAATACATGACTTAAGATCtatgtataaattattaacTTAACGACCTTGAGGGTTATAGGACGTAAAGATTGACGTAGAACTGAAGATTGTCTTGATTGGTTACTCGGACCGTCGTAGTCGTCGTCGTTAAGGCATGGGATAACATGACTTGGAGAACTAAACCGGTTTTCTTGAACCGGACTAGTTTCGTGTCGGTTTGCACCCGGTGTTTTCGGAAAGCTAGATTCTTGCTCATTAGGAGGCATCAtctagagagggagagagagagatgaagagaaagattTGGTTGTGTTGAGTTGAGAAGTTCACATGTAATGTGATGTGTATATAAAGGAAAGAAGTGGGGACTCTCTCTTATTATGGAGGGAAAATTAAGTAGGAGAGAGTATATACTTCTTATTCATAGCGCGATTAATTCATTTTCCacttttaaaatacaaataatgtcaacttaattattttatattctcaTAAACTGATAAGTATTCTTCAATACAATACATACGTCACTAAACTTCTATATATGTCCTATATTCctatctaagaaaaaaaatgaatatgatATATAGTTATAGATATTTTCAATGGAGAGGTTGTAGCCAACTATTATTTATCTTGTATATCAATGTGAATTATCAAATCTCTATTATTCTCGTTTCATTTTTCTCATGTTAATCTAACTTTGTGTAGTAAATAGCTCGATCATTAGAACGAACAAACTACTATGTTACGTATTGTAGTCTCTTATTCTTGCATTCGTTTCATTAAATGtcgttttgttttattttcacatataagtaaaaagtatcaaaaacttaattatacTCTTCTTCAATATAGTTTTATACGTAGTGATTTTGTCTATaagtatgtatgtatataacaTATGAAAGTATAAAAcgatattttataataaaataaataaatcttgcaacgataaaaatataatagtaaATATTGGATTTGTCGCTGCTGTGTAGTGGTCGAATCCATTGTCCATCGGAAAGAGGAATCTTGATAACGTTCCGTAGCGACCTGGAGAGAGAATAGAGATGCGTGATAGAAACGTGCGAGAACGAATATTCTATTTATGatatttgtgtatttttctCCAAGAAATTCAGACCGTTGGTTATATACAATCaacagtaaattttttttacacataGATCGATGAcgtgactttttgtttttcatttttctgttttaatacCTTATACACGAATAGAACTAAAATTAGTAGATAATgcactattagtttatttaatagttgacgatttaaatatttataatttaatttagtttgaaaatgtttAAGCATATTATGATTATTGTTTGACATcatagttatataaaaaattatgattttaatctttatatttttataagataatataattttttacaactttaacaaacattaaaaaaatcattaacgTCATCATTTTAGTTCGAGAAttcagaaaaaataataattggactacttatttaaaattaattaaaacctATTTATAAACGTGCTTAAATGGGTATGCCCATctaaaaatttttgtttttaaaactgaTTCAGGTCGAAAGATAATTTATGAAGCCCGTTAAGAGTCTGGTTTAACATCAACACACCCAAATGTCGTAACACACCCAAACATCACTCGCTCTCTTCTCCCTCACTTTCTCTccacttttgagttttgataatcggaactctctttctctctcttacttTTTTGCATCTTTGCCGCAGGAAATGGATAACGCCATAGAATAACGTATGAAagtataaaacaatattttataataaataaacaaatcttgCAACGATAAAAAAGTAATAGTAAGTATTAGATTTGTCGATGATGTGTAGTGGTCGAATCCATCGTCCGTCGGAAAGAGGAATTTTGATAACCTTCCGTAGCGATCTGGAGAGAGAATATAAATGCGTGAAAGAAACGTGCGAGAACGAgtattatatttatgatatttgtgTACTTTTCCCCAAGAAATTCAGACTGTTGGTTATATACAATCAACAGTAAATTCTTTTTACACCTAGATCGATGAcgtgactttttgtttttcattttcctgGTTTAA from Camelina sativa cultivar DH55 chromosome 9, Cs, whole genome shotgun sequence encodes:
- the LOC104710326 gene encoding ABC transporter G family member 21, with the translated sequence MMPPNEQESSFPKTPGANRHETSPVQENRFSSPSHVIPCLNDDDYDGPSNQSRQSSVLRQSLRPITLKFEELTYSIKSQTEKGSYWFGSQEPKPNRLILNGVSGIVKPGELLAMLGPSGSGKTTLVTALAGRLQGKLSGTVSYNGTPFTSSVKRKTGFVTQDDVLYPHLTVMETLTYTALLRLPKELTRKEKLEQAETVVSDLGLTRCCHSVVGGGLIRGISGGERKRVSIGQEMLVNPSLLLLDEPTSGLDSTTAARIVATLRSLARGGRTVITTIHQPSSRLYRMFDKVLVLSEGCPIYSGDSGRVMEYFGSIGYQPGSSFVNPADFVLDLANGITSDTKQYCDQVDINGRLDRLEEQNSVKQSLISSYKKNLYPSLKEEVSRTFPQDQTITRSGTKSLTNRWPTSWWMQFSVLLKRGLKERSHESFSGLRIFMVMSVSLLSGLLWWHSRVFHIQDQVGLLFFFSIFWGFFPLFNAIFTFPQERPMLIKERSSGIYRLSSYYIARTVGDLPMELILPTIFVTITYWMGGLKPSLTTFLLTLMIVLYNVLVAQGVGLALGAILMDAKKAATLSSVLMLVFLLAGGYYIQHIPGFIAWLKYVSFSHYCYKLLVGVQYSWDEVYECGSGLHCSVMNYEGIKNLRIGNMMWDVLALAIMLLLYRVLAYLALRNL